The DNA region CTTCCTCACCGGCACCGACCCCTCCCGCGGCCGCTACGTCACCTACGTGGCCTGGCTGGTGCTGGTCCTGGTGCTGCTGGTGCTGGCCAACCTGTCCCGCAGCCGCACCGGGCGGCTGTGGCGGGCGGTGCGCGACGACGAGATCGCCGCCCAGCTGGCCGGCATCGACCTCGCCCGCAACCGGGTGCTCGCCTTCGTGGTCAGCGCGGCCTGCGCCGGGCTCGGCGGCGCGGTGATGGCGCTCGCGGTGCGGATCACCGCCCCCAGCGGCTTCACGATCACGCTCTCGCTGACCCTCGTCGCCGCCATCGTGCTCGGTGGCCTCGGCAGCCTCTCCGGCGCCCTGATCGGCGCCGCCCTGCTCACCTTCCTGCCCCAGGTCGTCACCCAGCTCGGTGGAGACCTCGGACTCGACGACGTCCAGTCCGCACAGCTCGCCCCGCTGGTCTACGGCGTGGTGATGGTGCTCGTCGTGCTGCTCGCCCCGGCCGGACTGGTCGGGTCGCTGCAGCGGTGGCGGCTGCAGCGGGCGGGCCGTCGCGCCGCCGCGGCGGCAGGGGAGAGGGCGACGCCGTCAGAGGCCACCGAGACCAGTCCCGAACCGTCTTCGTCCACCTCAACCCAACCGACACCGAGAGGCGCACACTGATGAGGTCAACCCTTCCCGACAAGCTCCGCCGCCGTCCGACGGCGGCCGTCGCCGCCACCGTCCTCGCCGCCTGCGCCGCGCTCTCCGCGTGCGGAGCCGGCGAGGACCGCGAGGACTCCGCCGACGAGGCCCGCAACGCGGTCGGCGTCACCGACGACACGATCAAGATCGGCGGCCACTTCCCACTCACCGGTGTCGCGGCCCCCGGCTACAGCGAGATCCCGACCGGCCACCAGGCCTACTTCGACTACGTCAACGCCAACGGCGGGGTCAACGGTCGTCAGATCGAGTTCGTGGTCAAGGACGACGCCTACAACCCGACCAACACCAGCAGCGTGACCAACGAGCTGGTGCTGCAGGACGAGATCTTCGGCATGGTCGGCGGCCTGGGCACACCGACGCACGGGGCCGTGATCGACTTCCTCAACGACGAGCAGGTGCCCGACCTGTTCGTCTCCTCCGGTTCGCGCCAGTGGGGCGAGACGCCCGAGGAGTATCCCTACACCTTCGGGTGGCAGCCCGACTACGTGATCGAGGGCAAGGTGATCGGCCAGTACATCGCCGAGAACCTGCCCAAGGCGAAGGTCGGTCTCTTCCTGCAGGACGACGACCTCGGTGCCGACGGCGAGAGCGGGGTGCGCCAGTTCATCGACGACCAGATCGTCGAGACCGTCTCCTACACGCCGGGCAACACCGACGTCGCGCCGCAGATCGCCAAGCTCCAGGCCGCCGGCGTCGACCTCGTGGTCGGCTTCAACGTGCCCTCCTACACCGCGCTGTCGCAGCTGGTCGCGCTGAAGACCGGCTTCGCCCCGCAGTGGATCTACAGCAACGTCGGCTCCGACCCGAACCTGGTCGGCTCGCTGCTCGCCAACTTCTCCGAGGGCGCCGTCGACGGCGGTGCCGGACTGCTCGACGGGGTGATCACCACCGAGTACATGCCCGGCGCGGACGCTCCGGACGACCCGTGGACCCAGCTGTGGCAGAAGGTCTGGGACGAGCACGGCAAGGACGGCGAGCTGACCAACTACCGGATCTACGGCATGGCCGAGGCGTACACCTTCGTCCAGGCACTCCAGGCCGCGGGCGAGGACCTCACCCGCGACGGCATCGTCGAGGCCCTCGAAGAGGCTGGCGCCGAGTTCGAGGGACCCGGCTTCGGTCCGTTCCGCTACTCCGCCGACAGTCACCTCGGCCTCTCCGGCCTGCAGGTGGTCGAGCTCAAGGGCGGAGCCGGCGAGCCGCTGACCCCGGTCCTGGTCACCGACCTGGGCGACGCCGCGATCGAGGAGGACGACTCCGCCGCCGGTGACGCGCCGCCGGAGAGCGGCATCCCCGAGGTCGACGCCGTCGACTGAGCCGTCCGGCCCGGGCCTGCGCCCGGGCCGGCCCGGCCACCGACGTCCGTGCGGGCCCTCCCGGCCCGCACGGACATCCCGCACCGTCCCGCAACCTCCAGCGAAGGAGAACCATGAGCACGCTGTCCCTGGCCTCGGTCCTCGCCGAGCCGGCCCGCCGCCGCCCCGACCACACCGCCGTGGTGGAGGGCGAGACCCGCACCGGCTACGCCGACCTCTGGAGAGAGGCCCGGAGCTTCGCCACCGCGCTGACCCGGCGCGGGGTGCGGCCCGGCAGCCGGGTGGCCCTGCTCGCGCCGAACGTGACCGACTTCGTCCGCGCCTACTACGGCATCATCGCGGCGGGCGGGGTGGTGGTGCCGATCCCGACCCTGCTCAACGCCGAGGAGGCCGACTACCTGCTGCGCCACTCCGGGGCCGAGCTGCTGCTGCACCACCAGGCCACCGCCGCGGTGGCCGAGCCGGCCGCGGCGGCGGTGGGGATCGAGACCCACGACGTCGCGGGATTCGGGGCGGGCGCCGAGCCGCTGGCGTCGTACGTCACCCGGAGGCCGGAGGACCCGGCGGTGATCTTCTACACCAGCGGCACCACCGGGCGGCCCAAGGGCGCCGTGCTCACCCACCTCAACCTGGTCCTCAACGCGACCGTCAACGCCGTCGACGCCAACCCGCTGCTCGGTGACGACGTGGTGATGGGCTGCCTGCCCCTGTTCCACACCTTCGGGCAGTCGGTGTCGATGAACACCACCTTCCGGGTCGGCGCCACGCTCGTGCTGCAGCCGCGCTTCGACCCGGTCCGGGCGCTGGAGATCATGGTCGCCGAGCGGGCCACCATCTTCTTCGGCGTGCCGACCATGTACATCCACCTGCTCGAGGCCGCCGCCCAGGCGCCAGCGCTCCCGGCGTTGCGCGACTGCGTCTCCGGTGGCGCCTCGCTGCCGGTGGCGGTGCTGGAGCGCTTCGAGAGCGTCTTCGCCACCCGGATCTTCGAGGGCTACGGGCTCTCGGAGACCTCGCCGTCGGCCACCGTCAACCAGCGTGTCTACGGCGCCCGCCCCGGCACCGTCGGACACCCCCTGTGGGGCGTCGAGGTCGAGATCGCCGAGGCCGACGTCCAGGACCGGATCGTGCTGCTCGGGCCGGGGGAGAGCGGGGAGGTCGTGGTCCGTGGCCACAACGTCTTCGCCGGCTACCTCGACGACCCGACCGCCTCGGCCGCGGTGCTGGTCGACGGCTGGTTCCGCACCGGTGACATCGGCGTCAAGGACCCCGAGGGCTTCGTCAGCATCGTGGACCGGCTGAAGGACCTGGTGATCCGCGGCGGCTACAACGTCTACCCCGCGAGGTCGAGGAGGCGCTCGCCCGCCACCCGGCCGTCGCGCAGGTGGCTGTGATCGGCGTGCCGGACCCGGTCCACGGCGAGGAGGTCTGTGCCGTCGTCGTACCGAGCCCGGGTGCGGTGGTCGAGGCCGACGAGCTGCGCGCCTGGGCCCAGGAGCGCCTGGGGCGGCACAAGTACCCCCGCCTGGTCGAGGTGGTCGACGAGCTCCCGCTCGGGCCCTCGCACAAGGTGCTCAAGCGCGAGCTCCGGGCCCGGTTCACCCCGGCCGTCCAGTCCTGACCGACCCCCGCACCACCGTCCGCGGCGTGCCCCGCACGCCCACCGAGGAGAAGAACACACGCATGGACCTGCAGCTGAACCAGGAAGAGCGAGAGATCCGCCAGTGGGTGCGCTCGTTCGTCACCAAGGAGATCCTGCCGCTGGAGCCCGAGGCGCTGGCCCGGGAACGGCGCCACGAGCCCGGGGTCACCGAGGCGGAGATGCGCGCCCTCCAGGACAAGGCCCGGGCGGCCGGCTTCTTCGGCGTCCAGACGCCCGAGGAGTACGGCGGCATGGGGCTCGGCGCCGTGATGACCGCCCTGATCGAGGTGGAGCTGGGACGGTCGTTCATCCCGTTCCGGTTCGCCGGCGAGGCCGACAACATCCTCTTCGACGCCAACGACGAGCAGCGCGAGCGCTACCTGGTGCCGACCATCGAGGGGGACCGTCGCTCCTGCTTCGCGATCACCGAGCCCGGCGCCGGCTCGGACGCCCGCGCGATCCGCACCAGTGCGGTCCGGGACGGCGACGAGTGGGTGATCAACGGAGAGAAGACCTTCATCACCCGCGGCAACGAGGCCGACTTCACCATGGTCTTCGCGGTCACCGACCCCGAGAAGCACAAGGCCGGCCAGACCGGCGAGTCGGTCACCTGCTTCCTGGTCGACCGCGACCAGGGCTGGCGCTCGGAGTACATCGACACGATGGGTGAGTGGGGGCCGGCCTCCCTGGTCTTCGAGGACGTGCGGGTGCCGCACAGCGCCATCCTCGGCGAGGAGGGCAAGGGCTTCGCGATGGCGATGCGCTGGATCGGGAAGGGCCGCTACCTGCTGCCCGCCCGCGCGCTCGGTGCCTGCGAGCGACTGGTCGAGATGGCCATGGACCACGCCCGCAACCGGGTCACCTTCGGCAAGCCGATCGCCGAGCGTCAGGCGATCCAGTGGATGATCGCCGACTCCGCCACCGACATCGAGGCGTTGCGCTGGCTGGTGCTCGGTGCCGCCTGGCAGGTCGACGCGGGCAACGACTCGCGCCAGCTGCAGTCGATGGCCAAGCTGTTCGGTGGCGTCCGGGCCAACGAGATCGTGGACCGGATGCTCCAAGTGCACGGCGGGATGGGGTACACCCGCGAGCTCCCGCTGGAGCGCTGGTACCGCGAGCTGCGGCTGCTGCGGATCTACGAGGGCACCGACGAGATCCAGCGCCGCACCATCGCCCGCAACCTGCTCGCCGGCCACGCGTCGGTGCGCGGGCACCTGGGCTGAGCTGAGCCCGGTCGGCTGCTCAGATCGGCTCGACCAGCAACGCCGTACCCGCCCCGGCCACCCGGGTCAGCACCAGGGTGGCCGGGGTGTCACCGCGCAGCGCGAGGCGCTGGCGGAGCTGCTCGGGGACGACGTCGACGCCGCGCTTCTTGATGGTCAGCGAGCCGATCCCGCGCTCGCGCAGCGCCGCCTTGAGCTGCTTCTCCCGGTAGGGCAGCTCCTCGAGCACCCGGTAGCCGCGGGCGAAGGGGGTGTGGAAGGCGGCGGCCGAGGTCACGTAGGCGATCTTCGGGTCGACCAGCCGCCCGAGCACCCCGACGGCGACCGCAGTGACCAGCCCGGCCCGGATCACCGCACCGTCCGGCTCGTAGAGATAGCTGTCGACCGGACCGGCGCCGACCTCGGCCGGCCCCGGGTCGTCCTCGTCGGTGATCGAGGCCAGCCCGCCCGCGCCGATGAGGGTGGCGCGACGCCGGACGGTCGCGGTGCGTCCGGACCACAGCGCCGCCTCCTTCACCTCGCCGTGGTCGCTGACCCACTCGGCCTCGACGCCGTCGGGCACCAGGTCGTGGGGGATGCCGGGCGCCACCTTCACGCAGGCGTCGCGCTGCAGCAGGCCCTCCACCCAGCTCCACGGCGGGGTCCAGTCCTCGGCCCGGAACGTGCGTCCGGCCCCGCTGCGGCGGGCCGGGTCGGCGAAGGCGAGGTCGAAGGGAGTGTGGTCCACCTCGGTGGCGTCGGCGACCTGGACGGCGCCGGGCAGGTCGAGCGCGGCCAGGTTGGCGCGGGCCACGGCCACTCGGACGGGGTCCTGGTCCACCCCGGCGCAGATCAGGCCGGCCCGGGCGGCGGCGATCAGGTCGCCGCCGATGCCGCAGCCGAGGTCGATCACGGTCCTCGCTCCGAAGGCGGCGAACCGCGCCGCACGGTGCTCGGCCACCGCCGACCGGGTGGCCTGCTCGAGAGCGTCCGGGGTGAAGTACATCCGTTCGGCGAGCTCCCCGAACTTGGCGGTCGCAGCCGCACGGAGCGACACCTGGGTGAGGGCCGCGGCGGCGCGCTCGGGTGTGGTGGTCCGGCGCAGCAGCGTGCTCACCCGCAGCTCGGCCTCGCCGGCGAGGAGGGCTGTCCGCGCCTGGTCGATGACCCGCTGGCCGTCGTCGGTGAGCAGCCATTCGAACGCCTCGAGGTCCACGCGGTCATCCTGCCAGCCGCCGGAGAAGCGGCCCCTCTCTGGCACTCGTTGACGGTGAGTGCTAGTTTCGTCTTGGCACTCTCGGACCGAGTGTGCCAGTGCTTGTGACGGAGTGCGACCCCCGCGACGGCGTACCCCATCCCAAGCCCCAACGTGGGAGGGCGGCCCTGCTCTCCAGAACAAGTCAGACAAGTTCTCAGCAGAGAAAGAGGTCGATCCCGTGTCGATCAACATCAAGCCCCTCGAGGACCGCATCGTCGTCAAGCCCCTCGACGCCGAGCAGACCACGGCCTCCGGCCTGGTCATCCCGGACACCGCCAAGGAGAAGCCGCAGGAGGGCGAGGTCCTCGCTGTCGGCGCCGGCCGCTGGAACGAGGACGGCGACGAGCGCATCCCCGTCGACGTCGCCGTGGGCGACAAGGTCATCTACAGCAAGTACGGCGGCACCGAGGTCAAGTACTCGGGCCAGGAGTACCTCATCCTGAGCGCGCGTGACGTGCTCGCGGTCATTTCCTGATTTCCGTTCCGGGTCGTGTGTCTGAGTCGTCGCGTTAGCGGTGTCTCGGGCACACGACCCGTTTCGCTTCCTTCGAAGGAGTAGTAATGCCGAAGATCCTGGAGTTCGACGAGGACGCACGGCGCTCGCTGGAGCGCGGTGTCGACGCGCTCGCGAACGCGGTCAAGGTGACGCTCGGCCCCAAGGGCCGCTACGTCGTCCTCGACAAGAAGTGGGGCGCCCCCACGATCACCAACGACGGTGTCACCGTCGCCCGCGACGTCGAGCTGGACGACCCGTTCGAGAACCTCGGTGCCCAGCTCACCAAGGAGGTCGCGACCAAGACCAACGACGTCGCCGGCGACGGTACGACGACCGCGACCGTCCTCGCCCAGGCGATGGTGCACGAGGGACTGCGCGCGGTCGCCGCCGGCGCCAACCCGATGGGCATCAAGCGCGGCATGGACGCGGCCGCGGCCGCGGTCTCCGAGGCGCTCCTCAAGTCCGCCCGTGAGGTCGAGTCCCGCGAGGACATGGCCTCGGTGGCGACGATCTCGAGCCGCGACAGCCACATCGGCGACCTGCTCGCCGAGTCCTTCGACAAGGTCGGCAAGGACGGCGTGATCACGGTCGAGGAGTCCAACACCCTGGGCACCGAGCTCGAGTTCACCGAGGGCATGCAGTTCGACAAGGGCTACCTCTCGGCCTACTTCGTGACCGACCAGGAGCGCATGGAGGCCGTCCTCGACGACCCCTACATCCTGCTGCACCAGGGGAAGATCTCCTCGATCCAGGAGCTGCTGCCGCTGCTGGAGAAGGTCATCGCCGCCGGCAAGCCGCTCTTCATCCTCGCCGAGGACGTCGAGGGCGAGGCGCTCTCCACCCTGGTGGTCAACAAGATCCGCGGCACCTTCAACGCCGTCGCGGTGAAGAGCCCCGCCTTCGGTGACCGCCGCAAGGCGATGATGCAGGACATCGCGGTCCTCACCGGTGGCCAGGTCGTGGCCCCCGAGGTCGGTCTCAAGCTCGACCAGGTCGGTCTCGAGGTGCTGGGCCAGGCCCGGCGCGTGGTGATCACCAAGGACAACACCACCATCGTCGACGGCGCCGGTGACTCCGCGCAGGTCGAGGGCCGGGTCAACCAGATCAAGGCCGAGATCGAGTCCACCGACTCCGACTGGGACCGCGAGAAGCTCCAGGAGCGCCTCGCGAAGCTGGCCGGCGGCGTGTGCGTGATCAAGGTCGGCGCCGCCACCGAGGTGGAGCTGAAGGAGAAGAAGCACCGCATCGAGGACGCTGTCTCCGCGACCCGCGCCGCGATCGAGGAGGGCATCGTGCCCGGCGGTGGTTCCGCGCTGATCCACGCGGTCTCCGCGCTGGACAACGACCTCGACCTCTCCGGCGACGAGGCCGTCGGCGTCCGGATCGTGCGCAAGTCCGCGGACGAGCCGCTGCGCTGGATCGCCGAGAACGGCGGCGTCAACGGCTACGTGGTGACCACCAAGGTCCGCGAGCTCGGCGTCGGCAACGGCTACAACGCCGCCACCGAGGAGTACGGCGACCTGGTCGCCCAGGGCGTCCTGGACCCGGTCAAGGTGACCCGCTCCGCGCTGGTCAACGCCACCTCCATCGCGGCGATGCTGCTCACCACCGAGACCCTCGTGGTGGACAAGCCCGAGGAGGAGGACGAGTCCGCCGCGGCCGGTCACGGTCACGGTCACGGCCACTGAGGTCTTTCCTCACTCGCATCACCACTGCGGCCCCGCTCCGGTTGGAGCGGGGCCGCGGTGCGTTCGGGGGTGCGGGTTTCACCGGCTGGCCGGTGAAACCCGCACGACACGCCGAGGCGCACCGGCGTGTCGTGCGGGTTTCGGCCGACAGGTTCGCCCGATCGCACCGGAGGTCAGCGTCGCTCGGTGGAGCGTGCCGGAGGGTTCACCGCGACACCTCGTCACCGCGACACCTCGTCAGGGCGACGCCGTCAGCGCGACCCGGACCGCTGCCGCGAACGGCCCTGCCGCGACGTCGCCCTCCCGGAAGGGCTGACGCTCCGGCCGCCCGGGCCCGCCGACGACCGGGCCCGGCGGCCGCGTTCGAGGGGTCCGAGCAGCAGCAGGATGGCGAGCAGGCCGACGCCGGCGAGCGTGCTCCAGAAGATGACGAGGTCCTCGGAGAGCGCCGGCGGGGGGAGCGGTGACCGGGCGTCGATGAACATGGTCACCACCGTCGGCGCGATCCCGGACAGCACCACCGCGGAGGCCACTGCGCCTCCCGGCTGTGGCACACGGCGCCGCAGCGCGAGTCCGCTCGCCAGCACCGTGGCCCCGAGGGCCCCGAGGACGACGAGCCAGTCCTTCGTGGCGTCGGCATCTCCGACGGTGTCGACCGAGACGGCGCTCACCAGGATCAAGCCGGCTCCGAGCGGTAGCCCGGCCGCCAGCACCCGGGCCGAACCCGCCCAGCGTCCGCCGCGCGGTGTCACGTCGACCACCGCGGCCGCCGGTTCGTCCACCAGGAGGCCAGCGGAGGCTGCCGCAAGCAGAGCGACCAGCGGGAGACCGAGCGTGGCGGTCTCCGCCCACCTGTGCACCATCGCGGCCACCAGTCCACCCATCGCGAGCAGGGCGATCACGGCGCGCCAGTGGACCGCCCGGAGCAGATACCAGGCCGCCACCGCTCACTCCGAGGACGGGTAGGGCAGTGGTTCGGAGATCATCAGGTGGTCCACCCCGGTCATGATCGCCAGGGTGACGAACACTGCGGCCAGACCGAGGAGCCCCAGCAGCGACCACCGCAGGCGGGCGGTGCGTGCCGCACGGTCGTGCCACACGGCGCCGCCGGCGGCCAGGCCGCAGAGGGTGACCAGGTAGAGCAGGTACCAGACCGGGTTGCCGGCCATGATCGCCTGCGCATAGTGCGGGATGCCCTGATAGGCGTCCTCGGTCATCGTCCCGGTGTGGAACATCGCCCACGGCGCGAAGAGTCGGAACTCGTTGTGCTCGCCGTACTGCAGTGCGCCGCCGAGCAGGTAGACGACGGCGACGACGGCGACGACGGTGACGGTCGGCGCGCCGGGGAAGCGCAGCCAGCGACCGGACAGCACGCCGAGCAACGCGGCGCCGAGGCAGGCCACAGGTGCGCCGGCGAGCATGATGCTCCACACGTCGATGTCGCGCATCGTGCCGAACCAGAGCTCGTCGGGGTGCGCCGGCCTCACCGCGAGGATGGCGAACACCTCGGCGATCCACAGCATCCCGGCGGCGAACGGCACCGAGCAGCTGCCGATGACGGCGAGCGTACGGCGAGCCTCGCCCTGCGGAGCGGTCACCATCGCCTCGACGGCCACCTCGGTCGAGCGGGTCAGCCGGGCGGCCACCACCAGGCTGGGCAACCCGATGAAGAACGCGGGGATGATGGTGAACGCCATCAGGGCGTCGGTGAAGTCCTTGTCGTTGGTCAGGTGGATCGCGAGTGTGAGGCCGTAGGCGATCAGCACACCGACGATGAAGAGCGGGTGTCGGGCGAAGCGCTTGGCCTCGATCGCGACCATGTCGCGGAGGGTGCCACGTCCGGTCGCGGGCAGGGTGGTGGCCACGGTTGTCTCCAGGTGGTGAGGGAACGGTCAGACGGCCTGGGCCGAGGCCCCGGGCCCGAGCATGAGCAGGTAGGCGTCCTCCAGCGTCGGCTCAGCGGCCTCCGCCAGGTCGGGCCGAGGTCCCCGACGACGCGGTGGCGGCCGGTCCCGGTCCGCCAGGAGACGACCGCGTCCGGGACCTCGCGGTCGGTCAGCCAGACGCGCCCCGCGGCAGTGCCGACCAGGTCGGTGACCGAGCCGTCGAAGCGAACCCGTCCGTCGGCGAGCACGATCACCCGCTCGCAGAGGGCGGCCACGTCCTCGGTCTGGTGGGTGGACAGCACCACCGTCGCCTCACTGCCCAGCACCGAGAGGGTACGACGCAGCTGGGCCCGCTGGGTCGGGTCGAGGCCGGTCGTCGGCTCGTCCAGGAGCAGCAGCCGCGGCCGGCCGAGCAGCGCCTGGGCCAAGCCCACCCTTCGTCGCTGACCTCCGGAGAGCCGGGCGACCCGCTTGCCGGCCAAGTCGGCCAGGCCGGTCAGCTCGAGCACCCGGCGGACCTCCCGGTGCCGGGCGCGCCGGTCGTTCCACTCCTTGAGGACCGCGACGTACTCGACGAAGCCGAAGGCGGTCATGTCGCTGGGGTAGCCGAGCTCCTGCGGGAGGTAGCCCAGCTCGCGTCGCACCGCGATCAGGTCGGCATGACTGGCGTACGGATCGCGGCCGACCAGCTCGACCCGTCCCCGGTCGCTGGCGATGCTGGTGGCCGCGATCCGCAGGAGCGTCGTCTTGCCGGCGCCGTTGGGTCCCAACAGGCCGGTCACCCCCGCTCCGATCCGCAGCGAGACCTCGGCGAGAGCGTCGGTCCGGCCGAAGGTCTTGCCGACCCCGTCGAGTTCGATGGTCACAGTGCTGCTCCGATCTGGCCGGTGCTGCGGGAGCGCAGACCGAGGACGAGGAGGGCGACCGCGGCCAGCGCGAGGTAGCCGAGCTGCTGCTGCAGCTCCACCGGCCAGGTGGCGTCCAAGGAGCGGACCGGGGTGAGGACCACGGCGGACCACGCCAATGCCACCACCGCCACCGCCATGCGCGGGCCGGTGAAGCTGGCCAGCGCCATCATCACCGGTACGAGTGCGAGCGCGGGGCCCATCCACGCAGCGGCGACCCACAGCGGCCCGGGCAGCAGCGTGCCGAGCAGCACCGTGACCGGGAGGACGCTCACCAGGACCGCGACGGTCCGCACCAGGATCAGACGGGTGCGTCCGTAGGGAGTGCTGACGGCGAGTGCGTCGAAGGACTCCTCGGTGGCGGGGTAGCAGCCGGCGACCCCCAGGACCGGGATCAGGGGCGCGACCAGCAGGAACGGCCAGAGCGTCGTGCTGTCGGTGGTGAGCGTGGCGAGGGTGGCGAAGGCGAGGGCGACCACGGCGCTCGACATCCACGACGCTCGCAGGGAGGCCGCGGCGCCGAGCAGGATCGCGGTCGGCTCGGAGAGCCCGAGTGCTCGGACCAGTCGTGCCGGCAGCCGCAGCCGGGGTCGTTCCGCCGTCGACCGCACCTGGTCCCACGCGGTGTCGAGCAGCGTCCGGTCGACGAGAACCCCGGCCGCCGCACGGCACTCGGGGCAGTGGT from Nocardioides sambongensis includes:
- a CDS encoding branched-chain amino acid ABC transporter permease, whose protein sequence is MATLKRYLSPAGATGRLLIALVGLVAAFAVIGLVGEFRATQLASMAYLGIAAAGLTVLTGLNGQLSLGHGAFMAIGAYTAALLLPDADAAVPLPVVLLLATAVTVLVGALVGVAAARLHGPYLAGATLALAVAVPGLAIYFGGTLGGEQGLSVAVPEVPAWFADQVFFLTGTDPSRGRYVTYVAWLVLVLVLLVLANLSRSRTGRLWRAVRDDEIAAQLAGIDLARNRVLAFVVSAACAGLGGAVMALAVRITAPSGFTITLSLTLVAAIVLGGLGSLSGALIGAALLTFLPQVVTQLGGDLGLDDVQSAQLAPLVYGVVMVLVVLLAPAGLVGSLQRWRLQRAGRRAAAAAGERATPSEATETSPEPSSSTSTQPTPRGAH
- a CDS encoding ABC transporter substrate-binding protein encodes the protein MRSTLPDKLRRRPTAAVAATVLAACAALSACGAGEDREDSADEARNAVGVTDDTIKIGGHFPLTGVAAPGYSEIPTGHQAYFDYVNANGGVNGRQIEFVVKDDAYNPTNTSSVTNELVLQDEIFGMVGGLGTPTHGAVIDFLNDEQVPDLFVSSGSRQWGETPEEYPYTFGWQPDYVIEGKVIGQYIAENLPKAKVGLFLQDDDLGADGESGVRQFIDDQIVETVSYTPGNTDVAPQIAKLQAAGVDLVVGFNVPSYTALSQLVALKTGFAPQWIYSNVGSDPNLVGSLLANFSEGAVDGGAGLLDGVITTEYMPGADAPDDPWTQLWQKVWDEHGKDGELTNYRIYGMAEAYTFVQALQAAGEDLTRDGIVEALEEAGAEFEGPGFGPFRYSADSHLGLSGLQVVELKGGAGEPLTPVLVTDLGDAAIEEDDSAAGDAPPESGIPEVDAVD
- a CDS encoding AMP-binding protein, with translation MSTLSLASVLAEPARRRPDHTAVVEGETRTGYADLWREARSFATALTRRGVRPGSRVALLAPNVTDFVRAYYGIIAAGGVVVPIPTLLNAEEADYLLRHSGAELLLHHQATAAVAEPAAAAVGIETHDVAGFGAGAEPLASYVTRRPEDPAVIFYTSGTTGRPKGAVLTHLNLVLNATVNAVDANPLLGDDVVMGCLPLFHTFGQSVSMNTTFRVGATLVLQPRFDPVRALEIMVAERATIFFGVPTMYIHLLEAAAQAPALPALRDCVSGGASLPVAVLERFESVFATRIFEGYGLSETSPSATVNQRVYGARPGTVGHPLWGVEVEIAEADVQDRIVLLGPGESGEVVVRGHNVFAGYLDDPTASAAVLVDGWFRTGDIGVKDPEGFVSIVDRLKDLVIRGGYNVYPARSRRRSPATRPSRRWL
- a CDS encoding AMP-binding enzyme — protein: MAVIGVPDPVHGEEVCAVVVPSPGAVVEADELRAWAQERLGRHKYPRLVEVVDELPLGPSHKVLKRELRARFTPAVQS
- a CDS encoding acyl-CoA dehydrogenase family protein — encoded protein: MPRTPTEEKNTRMDLQLNQEEREIRQWVRSFVTKEILPLEPEALARERRHEPGVTEAEMRALQDKARAAGFFGVQTPEEYGGMGLGAVMTALIEVELGRSFIPFRFAGEADNILFDANDEQRERYLVPTIEGDRRSCFAITEPGAGSDARAIRTSAVRDGDEWVINGEKTFITRGNEADFTMVFAVTDPEKHKAGQTGESVTCFLVDRDQGWRSEYIDTMGEWGPASLVFEDVRVPHSAILGEEGKGFAMAMRWIGKGRYLLPARALGACERLVEMAMDHARNRVTFGKPIAERQAIQWMIADSATDIEALRWLVLGAAWQVDAGNDSRQLQSMAKLFGGVRANEIVDRMLQVHGGMGYTRELPLERWYRELRLLRIYEGTDEIQRRTIARNLLAGHASVRGHLG
- a CDS encoding class I SAM-dependent methyltransferase; the protein is MDLEAFEWLLTDDGQRVIDQARTALLAGEAELRVSTLLRRTTTPERAAAALTQVSLRAAATAKFGELAERMYFTPDALEQATRSAVAEHRAARFAAFGARTVIDLGCGIGGDLIAAARAGLICAGVDQDPVRVAVARANLAALDLPGAVQVADATEVDHTPFDLAFADPARRSGAGRTFRAEDWTPPWSWVEGLLQRDACVKVAPGIPHDLVPDGVEAEWVSDHGEVKEAALWSGRTATVRRRATLIGAGGLASITDEDDPGPAEVGAGPVDSYLYEPDGAVIRAGLVTAVAVGVLGRLVDPKIAYVTSAAAFHTPFARGYRVLEELPYREKQLKAALRERGIGSLTIKKRGVDVVPEQLRQRLALRGDTPATLVLTRVAGAGTALLVEPI
- the groES gene encoding co-chaperone GroES, with the translated sequence MSINIKPLEDRIVVKPLDAEQTTASGLVIPDTAKEKPQEGEVLAVGAGRWNEDGDERIPVDVAVGDKVIYSKYGGTEVKYSGQEYLILSARDVLAVIS
- the groL gene encoding chaperonin GroEL (60 kDa chaperone family; promotes refolding of misfolded polypeptides especially under stressful conditions; forms two stacked rings of heptamers to form a barrel-shaped 14mer; ends can be capped by GroES; misfolded proteins enter the barrel where they are refolded when GroES binds): MPKILEFDEDARRSLERGVDALANAVKVTLGPKGRYVVLDKKWGAPTITNDGVTVARDVELDDPFENLGAQLTKEVATKTNDVAGDGTTTATVLAQAMVHEGLRAVAAGANPMGIKRGMDAAAAAVSEALLKSAREVESREDMASVATISSRDSHIGDLLAESFDKVGKDGVITVEESNTLGTELEFTEGMQFDKGYLSAYFVTDQERMEAVLDDPYILLHQGKISSIQELLPLLEKVIAAGKPLFILAEDVEGEALSTLVVNKIRGTFNAVAVKSPAFGDRRKAMMQDIAVLTGGQVVAPEVGLKLDQVGLEVLGQARRVVITKDNTTIVDGAGDSAQVEGRVNQIKAEIESTDSDWDREKLQERLAKLAGGVCVIKVGAATEVELKEKKHRIEDAVSATRAAIEEGIVPGGGSALIHAVSALDNDLDLSGDEAVGVRIVRKSADEPLRWIAENGGVNGYVVTTKVRELGVGNGYNAATEEYGDLVAQGVLDPVKVTRSALVNATSIAAMLLTTETLVVDKPEEEDESAAAGHGHGHGH
- a CDS encoding ATP-binding cassette domain-containing protein, coding for MTIELDGVGKTFGRTDALAEVSLRIGAGVTGLLGPNGAGKTTLLRIAATSIASDRGRVELVGRDPYASHADLIAVRRELGYLPQELGYPSDMTAFGFVEYVAVLKEWNDRRARHREVRRVLELTGLADLAGKRVARLSGGQRRRVGLAQALLGRPRLLLLDEPTTGLDPTQRAQLRRTLSVLGSEATVVLSTHQTEDVAALCERVIVLADGRVRFDGSVTDLVGTAAGRVWLTDREVPDAVVSWRTGTGRHRVVGDLGPTWRRPLSRRWRTPTCSCSGPGPRPRPSDRSLTTWRQPWPPPCPRPDVAPSATWSRSRPSASPDTRSSSSVC
- a CDS encoding zf-HC2 domain-containing protein, which produces MTTTTGWHASPGLLSAYVDGALDAVLSASLERHVDHCPECRAAAGVLVDRTLLDTAWDQVRSTAERPRLRLPARLVRALGLSEPTAILLGAAASLRASWMSSAVVALAFATLATLTTDSTTLWPFLLVAPLIPVLGVAGCYPATEESFDALAVSTPYGRTRLILVRTVAVLVSVLPVTVLLGTLLPGPLWVAAAWMGPALALVPVMMALASFTGPRMAVAVVALAWSAVVLTPVRSLDATWPVELQQQLGYLALAAVALLVLGLRSRSTGQIGAAL